The following coding sequences are from one Plectropomus leopardus isolate mb chromosome 10, YSFRI_Pleo_2.0, whole genome shotgun sequence window:
- the LOC121949557 gene encoding uncharacterized protein LOC121949557, whose product MNPLKQACTIGETRSFEGERSLIEERSSSDALRLTSNLDSARNDEGTPRVKENIPQDLDGPKDGEKMPICPASINTEQMTVREHEKIQNGGQDITESQNTAFDSAAELESQEKDDQMQAQEDEMSDDTFGGFSSEMSLNFDHSHQTTNAEEMLTREDDKTEPSSVDKEERSPEDANDSSDEAEDVQAGQSDGTDQVQSESGTEESPKNRLRRHRKSLENKQPTRSSLRTCKKVLERPPTKVDDEKKETCKKHFCLYCKMAFTQLAKHLERKHSEETDVAHAIHFPKGSKVRQSLLDQIRNKGDYEHNCQVLKSGEGEIVTKKQVKNPSISVRDFLPCQHCFAFYRKTDLWRHERSCKARKGDQKSSEKTKGSRVHSAASRLLPMSEFLTGGCEEIIHIMHQDDISRHIRNDPLICKYGNALSAKYEHDKSQFAYIAQKMRELGRFVLAVNELDKSVRYLHEICLPSKFELAVEGAKKASGFDPSSSKFKTASLVSKIGYSLKRAAEIAFGESRMTEDSETESEVKKFIQLLDTKWSACFSRKALALSIKQEVKKVEVDKSTVTEDLIKLHRFITGEEEESRRELKESPNLSTWKKLSEATLADVCLFNRGRVGNIGRMLLQTYTCKKRTGTFVPSADQIKKSTKLELDLGANLTRLELEGQYGRNMLVLLTERMALSIDLLIENREQAGVSKTNPYLFARTEGPSFIRGLDCFRRSAMECGVKNPEALLSSSLREQIASCWQLMSLNEQEIEKVATLLGKSSEECYRLLKNASELEEVSKHILKMERTLPSSPPSTAKDGTVQKPALKRRPWSEREQAAVKRCLSEFITEMKVPGKKECNACIAAEPDLCGRSWTDVKNYVHNTLQTIRRRNNQHKSEGNANESPKSPKARNTKKDLEDSTTVCNMTTVHLDHLTESSNCCMTMAPTNFPQEMTSTYASLCSTSANMIHTSQPLMSTFTPLNATDTQVVPTFTPHNTTNALMPPAYTSENNILMPLSPSYTQNATSMPPSSVYTPQDTTGSSMIPNFSTYTAPSTSMVPTFTPLNTSTPMVPTFSPLNDRSRPIISSFTPLNHSNTPAYPAGPPQRPLTTAQVVPTIHRPSVPDRTPVAQESTGKRVTPATKTQKRIKRLWSEEEQAAVRRQLGDFCKLVKVPGKKDCDACLAAEPALNSRTWREVKYFVHNSIQSMKRRGHIVASKQSGGQEPETQNNQSTEWDGPVYLSL is encoded by the exons ATGAACCCTTTGAAGCAG GCCTGTACAATTGGTGAGACGAGGTCATTTGAAGGAGAGAGGAGCTTGATTGAAGAGAGAAGTTCGAGCGATGCTCTTAGGTTGACTTCTAACCTTGACAGTGCCAGAAATGACGAGGGTACTCCAAGGGTAAAAGAGAATATCCCACAAGATTTGGATGGTCCAAAAGATGGCGAAAAAATGCCAATCTGCCCTGCCAGTATAAACACTGAGCAAATGACAGTGAGGGAACATGAAAAGATCCAAAATGGTGGACAGGATATAACTGAATCCCAAAACACTGCTTTTGACTCAGCTGCCGAGCTGGAAAGTCAAGAAAAGGATGACCAGATGCAAGCACAGGAAGACGAAATGTCAGATGATACATTTGGTGGTTTTTCAAGTGAAATGAGTTTGAACTTTGATCATTCACATCAAACAACAAATGCAGAAGAGATGCTGACAAGGGAAGATGATAAAACAGAACCAAGTAGTGTAGATAAAGAAGAAAGGTCCCCTGAGGATGCAAATGACTCAAGCGATGAGGCAGAGGATGTGCAGGCAGGTCAGTCAGATGGTACGGATCAAGTTCAGTCTGAGTCGGGCACAGAGGAGAGTCCTAAAAATCGATTACGGCGCCACAGAAAATCTTTGGAGAATAAACAACCAACGCGATCAAGTTTAAGGACCTGTAAGAAAGTGCTTGAAAGGCCACCTACCAAAGTGGATGATGAGAAGAAAGAGACGTGCAAAAAGCACTTCTGTTTATATTGCAAAATGGCTTTTACCCAACTTGCAAAGCATTTGGAAAGGAAACATTCGGAGGAAACAGATGTCGCCCATGCAATACACTTTCCCAAAGGTTCCAAAGTCAGACAGAGTTTGCTTGACCAAATTCGCAATAAAGGAGATTATGAACATAATTGCCAAGTTCTCAAAAGTGGCGAGGGGGAAATTGTGACcaagaaacaagtaaaaaatcCCAGCATATCTGTTCGTGACTTCCTGCCTTGCCAGCATTGCTTTGCATTTTATCGCAAAACTGATTTATGGAGGCATGAACGGTCATGTAAGGCCAGAAAAGGAGATCAGAAATCTTCTGAAAAAACTAAAGGAAGCAGAGTCCACAGTGCTGCCTCCAGACTGCTTCCAATGTCGGAGTTCTTAACTGGGGGCTGTGAGGAGATTATACACATTATGCATCAAGATGACATCTCGAGGCATATCAGAAATGACCCACTTATTTGTAAATATGGCAATGCTCTGTCTGCCAAGTATGAACACGACAAGTCTCAGTTTGCCTACATTGCACAAAAGATGAGGGAACTGGGTAGATTTGTGCTCGCTGTAAATGAGCTTGATAAGAGCGTAAGGTACTTGCATGAAATATGTCTGCCATCCAAATTTGAATTAGCCGTTGAAGGGGCCAAAAAAGCTAGCGGTTTTGATCCCAGTTCCAGTAAGTTTAAAACGGCCTCCCTTGTCTCAAAGATCGGCTACTCTTTGAAACGAGCTGCAGAAATAGCATTCGGGGAAAGCCGCATGACGGAGGACAGTGAAACTGAAAGCGAAGTGAAGAAGTTCATACAACTTCTGGACACAAAATGGAGTGCATGTTTTTCTCGCAAAGCTCTTGCATTATCTATCAAGCAAGAGGTCAAGAAAGTCGAAGTAGACAAATCAACTGTGACAGAAGATTTAATAAAACTGCACAGGTTCATCACAGGGGAAGAAGAGGAATCCAGGAGGGAGCTGAAAGAAAGTCCCAATCTGTCAACGTGGAAAAAGCTCAGCGAGGCCACTCTGGCAGATGTGTGTCTGTTCAACAGAGGAAGGGTGGGAAATATTGGTAGGATGCTCTTGCAAACTTATACGTGCAAAAAGAGAACGGGAACATTTGTGCCCTCTGCAgatcaaataaagaaaagcacaaaactgGAGCTGGACCTTGGTGCCAATCTCACCAGGTTGGAACTAGAGGGTCAATATGGGAGGAACATGCTGGTCCTGCTTACAGAAAGGATGGCTTTGTCAATTGACTTACTCATTGAAAATCGAGAACAAGCGGGTGTGTCGAAAACTAACCCATACCTGTTTGCACGGACTGAAGGTCCGTCTTTCATCAGAGGATTGGATTGTTTCCGTCGGTCTGCAATGGAATGTGGAGTTAAAAACCCAGAAGCTCTTCTGTCCTCATCGTTAAGAGAGCAGATTGCCAGCTGCTGGCAGCTAATGAGCCTGAACGAACAAGAAATCGAAAAAGTGGCCACACTGTTGGGAAAGAGTAGTGAGGAGTGTTACAGGCtcttaaaaaatgcttcagAGCTGGAGGAAGTTAGCAAGCATATTCTCAAGATGGAACGAACGTTGCCATCAAGTCCACCCAGCACTGCAAAAGATG GAACTGTGCAGAAGCCTGCCTTAAAACGAAGACCTTGGAGCGAGAGGGAGCAGGCTGCAGTGAAGCGCTGCTTGAGTGAATTTATCACTGAGATGAAGGTTCCAGGCAAAAAGGAGTGCAATGCTTGCATAGCTGCTGAACCAGATCTTTGTGGAAGATCTTGGACAGATGTAAAAAATTACGTCCACAACACATTACAGACTATAAGGAGGAGAAATAACCAGCATAAATCTGAAGGGAATGCAAATGAGAGTCCAAAGAGTCCCAAAGCtcgaaacacaaagaaagatttGGAGGACTCAACCACTGTCTGTAATATGACAACAGTGCATCTGGATCACCTGACAGAAAGTTCAAATTGTTGCATGACAATGGCTCCAACCAACTTCCCCCAAGAGATGACTTCAACGTATGCGTCTTTGTGTTCTACGAGTGCAAACATGATCCACACAAGTCAGCCCTTGATGTCCACTTTTACACCATTGAATGCTACTGATACACAAGTAGTTCCTACATTTACtccacacaacacaacaaatgcaCTAATGCCTCCTGCGTACACTTCGGAGAACAACATACTTATGCCATTGTCTCCATCTTATACACAGAACGCTACAAGTATGCCTCCATCCTCTGTGTATACACCCCAGGACACTACAGGTTCATCAATGATCCCTAACTTTAGCACTTATACTGCTCCAAGCACCTCAATGGTTCCTACATTCACACCATTAAACACAAGTACACCAATGGTCCCCACGTTCTCACCACTTAACGACAGAAGCAGACCTATCATTTCTTCATTCACACCTCTGAACCATTCAAATACACCAGCTTACCCTGCAGGCCCACCTCAGAGGCCCCTGACAACTGCACAGGTTGTCCCAACAATCCATAGACCCAGTGTTCCTGACAGAACGCCAGTGGCGCAGGAAAGTACAGGAAAACGAGTCACTCCAGCCACCAAGACTCAAAAGCGAATCAAGAGGTTGTggagtgaggaggagcaggctgCAGTGAGGCGTCAGCTCGGAGACTTCTGTAAACTGGTCAAAGTGCCAGGCAAAAAGGATTGTGATGCATGTTTGGCTGCTGAGCCTGCCTTGAATAGCAGAACGTGGAGGGAAGTCAAATATTTTGTACACAACTCAATTCAGTCGATGAAAAGAAGAGGGCATATTGTCGCCTCCAAACAAAGCGGAGGACAGGAACCAGAGACTCAAAATAATCAAAGCACGGAATGGGATGGTCCCGTTTATTTGTCCctgtaa